One window of the Sphaerochaeta associata genome contains the following:
- a CDS encoding haloacid dehalogenase-like hydrolase, with protein sequence MQDLWELCHQGEGPALFDMDGTLFAGDLGETSFFVLLACELLHKEPQTINASDVTLLEQSKGTGLEHILGSYSSAVRQGLMKEAYAITADYVQTLPYAKVLSACIRCFEAFGDNSCSFLFDGVKHSLFVKKEQHMLAFLQACLHAKKAVFLVSASPLQVVIAFCEMFALSGITPIAADTRHELPYGPGKVERLAQAGVLAAQLAFGNSIGDREMLQLARFGVLRNPGDDTVLRTLAQEKAWMIVD encoded by the coding sequence ATGCAGGATCTATGGGAATTGTGTCATCAGGGTGAGGGACCGGCACTGTTTGATATGGACGGTACGCTGTTCGCCGGGGATTTGGGGGAGACCTCGTTTTTCGTCCTGCTTGCATGCGAGCTGCTGCACAAGGAGCCTCAGACCATCAACGCTTCCGATGTCACCTTGCTTGAACAGTCGAAAGGCACAGGCTTGGAGCATATCCTCGGTTCGTACAGCAGTGCCGTCAGGCAAGGTCTTATGAAGGAGGCCTATGCAATCACTGCCGACTATGTCCAGACTCTTCCATACGCTAAAGTGCTGTCCGCCTGCATCCGCTGCTTTGAAGCCTTTGGCGACAATAGTTGTTCCTTTCTGTTCGATGGCGTAAAGCACAGTCTGTTTGTCAAGAAAGAGCAGCACATGCTTGCTTTTCTGCAAGCCTGCCTTCACGCTAAAAAGGCAGTATTCCTTGTCTCGGCAAGCCCCTTGCAGGTGGTGATTGCGTTCTGCGAAATGTTTGCACTTTCAGGCATCACCCCCATTGCGGCTGATACAAGACATGAGCTGCCCTACGGCCCGGGTAAAGTCGAACGCCTTGCTCAGGCTGGTGTTCTTGCTGCACAGCTTGCATTTGGAAACAGCATCGGGGATAGGGAGATGCTGCAGTTGGCCCGGTTTGGAGTACTCAGGAATCCAGGCGATGATACCGTATTGCGTACCCTTGCCCAAGAGAAGGCTTGGATGATCGTCGATTGA
- a CDS encoding MATE family efflux transporter, whose protein sequence is MGTHTKLMTTGSIQRNLLSFAIPIFLGNLFQQLYHTADSLVVGNFVGKESLAAISSIGSLTMLLIGLFQGIFVGAGVVISKAFGEGDEAAVQKAVHTTVALGLSGGVLLTLLGYFFAPVMLVWMQTPPSVFDDAELYIRIYFLGISTLILYNTASGILQAVGDSRHPLYFLIIASVINIVLDLVFVAVFQMGIAGTAYATIIAQAVSAILSFRLLITTNDIIKVRLWHVRFHKGYLGPILRLGIPSGIQNSVTSFANVILQSSINLFGPSAMAGNGAFMRIQGFAFIPITAFALALTTFTGQNLGAGEYERVRKGARFGVIFAMVLAETIGLLMYFGSEPLIALFSRDPEVLSFGVQKSHIASLFLWSLALSHAMTGIFRGAGRSIVPMSVMLAIWCIFRIIFIQVGLSIVMDIRVVYWAYPVTWTISAVIFVIYYFSVDWMRQTK, encoded by the coding sequence ATGGGAACGCATACAAAACTCATGACCACCGGCTCCATCCAAAGGAATCTGCTCTCGTTTGCGATACCCATATTCCTGGGCAATCTTTTTCAACAACTCTACCACACCGCCGACTCCCTGGTCGTAGGGAATTTCGTCGGCAAAGAGTCGCTGGCGGCCATCTCCTCCATCGGGTCACTGACCATGCTGTTGATCGGACTCTTTCAGGGCATCTTCGTTGGGGCAGGGGTCGTCATCTCCAAAGCCTTTGGGGAAGGCGATGAGGCTGCAGTGCAAAAAGCTGTCCATACCACCGTCGCCCTCGGGCTTTCCGGCGGTGTACTTCTAACGCTGCTCGGGTATTTTTTTGCCCCGGTCATGCTTGTCTGGATGCAGACGCCGCCCAGTGTTTTCGACGACGCAGAGCTCTACATACGCATCTATTTTCTAGGGATCAGCACCCTCATTCTCTACAATACCGCCAGCGGCATCCTGCAGGCCGTCGGAGACAGCCGACACCCACTGTACTTCCTCATCATCGCCTCGGTCATCAACATCGTCCTGGATTTGGTCTTCGTCGCAGTATTTCAGATGGGGATTGCAGGAACCGCCTATGCTACGATCATCGCCCAGGCGGTGAGTGCCATCCTGAGTTTCCGCCTGCTTATCACCACGAATGACATCATCAAGGTACGCTTGTGGCATGTTCGTTTCCACAAAGGGTATCTCGGCCCCATCCTCAGACTTGGCATTCCCTCGGGAATCCAGAACTCGGTGACAAGCTTCGCCAATGTCATCCTTCAGTCCTCGATCAATCTCTTCGGCCCTTCCGCCATGGCTGGCAACGGGGCGTTCATGCGCATCCAAGGCTTTGCATTCATCCCCATCACCGCTTTCGCCCTCGCACTAACCACCTTCACCGGCCAGAACCTGGGAGCCGGAGAGTATGAGCGGGTACGCAAGGGAGCCCGCTTCGGGGTGATTTTTGCCATGGTGCTGGCCGAAACCATCGGCTTGTTGATGTACTTCGGCTCCGAACCCTTGATCGCCCTGTTCAGCCGCGATCCGGAGGTCCTGTCCTTTGGAGTACAGAAGTCCCACATCGCCAGCCTGTTTCTTTGGTCACTCGCCCTCAGCCATGCGATGACCGGCATCTTCCGGGGGGCGGGCAGGTCCATCGTCCCGATGAGCGTCATGCTCGCAATCTGGTGCATTTTCCGCATTATCTTCATTCAGGTGGGGCTCTCCATCGTCATGGACATCCGCGTTGTGTACTGGGCCTACCCGGTCACGTGGACGATCAGCGCGGTAATCTTCGTCATCTACTATTTTTCGGTCGACTGGATGCGCCAAACCAAGTAA